The following are from one region of the Mesorhizobium sp. B2-8-5 genome:
- the dapD gene encoding 2,3,4,5-tetrahydropyridine-2,6-dicarboxylate N-succinyltransferase: MSKPDLASLEKTIEKAFEERDTISTATRGETRDAIQAALDLLDRGVARVAERRDDGKWHVNQWLKKAVLLSFRLNPMEIIKGGPGQAVWWDKVPSKFDGWSEVDFEKAGFRAVPSSVVRRSAYVAPGAVLMPSFVNVGAYVDSGTMVDTWASVGSCAQIGKNVHLSGGVGIGGVLEPMQAGPTIIEDNCFIGARSEVVEGCIVREGSVLGMGVFIGQSTKIVDRATGEVFYGEVPPNSVVVAGSLPGKPLPNGEPGPSLYCAVIVKRVDAKTRSKTSINELLRD; the protein is encoded by the coding sequence ATGTCGAAGCCCGATCTGGCGAGCCTCGAAAAGACCATCGAAAAGGCCTTCGAGGAGCGCGACACGATTTCGACCGCGACGCGCGGCGAGACGCGCGACGCCATCCAGGCGGCGCTCGACCTGCTCGACCGCGGCGTCGCCCGCGTCGCCGAGCGGCGGGACGACGGCAAGTGGCACGTCAACCAATGGCTGAAGAAGGCAGTGCTGCTCTCCTTCCGGCTGAACCCGATGGAGATCATCAAGGGCGGTCCCGGCCAGGCGGTGTGGTGGGACAAGGTGCCATCCAAGTTCGACGGCTGGAGCGAAGTCGACTTCGAGAAGGCCGGCTTCCGCGCCGTGCCGTCCTCGGTCGTGCGCCGCTCGGCCTATGTCGCGCCGGGCGCCGTGCTGATGCCGTCCTTCGTCAATGTCGGCGCCTATGTCGATTCGGGCACCATGGTCGACACCTGGGCCTCGGTCGGCTCCTGCGCCCAGATCGGCAAGAACGTGCATCTTTCCGGCGGCGTCGGCATCGGCGGCGTGCTGGAGCCGATGCAGGCCGGCCCGACCATCATCGAGGACAATTGCTTCATCGGCGCGCGCTCCGAAGTGGTCGAGGGCTGCATCGTGCGCGAAGGCTCGGTGCTCGGCATGGGCGTGTTCATCGGCCAGTCGACCAAGATCGTCGACCGCGCCACCGGCGAGGTCTTTTACGGCGAAGTGCCGCCGAATTCGGTGGTGGTCGCCGGATCGCTGCCGGGCAAGCCGCTGCCCAATGGCGAGCCAGGTCCCAGTCTCTACTGCGCCGTCATCGTCAAGCGCGTCGACGCCAAGACCCGTTCCAAGACCTCGATCAACGAATTGCTGCGCGATTGA
- a CDS encoding DUF805 domain-containing protein, giving the protein MSERSQFLWLFFSLSGRLSPVAYALAGILLVLVQFFPFYQFARVELNTSASQNWAMICWGVLLISAWATFAVTAKRFHDFGKPTYFALISLIIGPILLIILACFRSDPGPNRYGRRTNAPGDS; this is encoded by the coding sequence GTGTCTGAAAGATCGCAATTCCTCTGGCTGTTCTTCAGCCTTTCGGGACGGCTGAGCCCGGTCGCCTATGCGCTGGCCGGGATTTTGCTGGTGCTTGTCCAGTTTTTCCCGTTCTACCAGTTCGCGCGGGTGGAGCTGAACACGAGCGCCAGCCAGAACTGGGCCATGATATGCTGGGGCGTGCTGCTCATCTCGGCCTGGGCCACGTTCGCGGTGACGGCGAAGCGCTTCCATGATTTCGGCAAGCCGACCTATTTTGCGCTGATCTCGCTGATCATCGGTCCCATCCTGCTCATCATCCTCGCCTGTTTCCGCAGCGATCCCGGACCGAACCGCTACGGCAGGCGCACCAACGCGCCGGGCGATAGCTGA
- a CDS encoding 2-dehydropantoate 2-reductase: MASETSTIAIAGAGSIGCYVGGCLALAGRKVVFLGRGRVVEAMRESGLRVSDLDGRDRRVEARAISATDDPAEALPDADVILVTVKSGATAEMAGLIAAHGRPDAVVVSLQNGVDNADRLRAALPGRRVLTGMVMFNVVQSPDGEAPLRAHRASQGKVMIDDGVDGLAGLLDVDGLAVEARADMKAVQWSKLLMNLNNALVALSDLPLARQLADRSWRVVLAAEIDEALAAMRAAGIAPARITGLPPALLPKVLRLPDWLFGLLARRMLAIDPRARSSMWDDLKRGRPTEIDELQGAVIRLARRTGAPTPVNERVTALVRQAEAVKRGPPGLRPEMVSGGPRSA, translated from the coding sequence ATGGCCAGTGAAACAAGCACCATCGCGATAGCCGGCGCCGGCAGCATTGGCTGCTATGTCGGCGGCTGCCTGGCGCTCGCCGGACGCAAGGTCGTCTTCCTCGGCCGCGGCCGCGTCGTCGAGGCCATGCGCGAAAGCGGGCTGCGCGTCAGCGATCTTGACGGCCGCGACCGCCGCGTCGAAGCGCGAGCGATTTCGGCCACGGACGATCCGGCGGAAGCACTCCCCGATGCGGACGTCATCCTGGTGACGGTGAAGAGCGGCGCAACCGCGGAGATGGCCGGGCTGATCGCCGCCCACGGGCGCCCGGATGCCGTAGTGGTCAGCCTGCAGAACGGCGTCGACAATGCGGACAGGTTGCGCGCCGCGCTCCCTGGACGGCGGGTGCTGACCGGCATGGTCATGTTCAACGTCGTCCAGTCGCCCGACGGCGAGGCGCCGTTGCGTGCGCATCGCGCTAGCCAGGGCAAGGTGATGATCGACGATGGCGTCGATGGCCTTGCCGGTCTGCTCGACGTCGACGGGCTTGCCGTCGAAGCGCGCGCCGACATGAAGGCGGTGCAGTGGAGCAAATTGCTGATGAACCTCAACAATGCCCTGGTGGCGCTCTCCGACCTGCCGCTGGCGAGGCAACTGGCCGACCGAAGCTGGCGCGTCGTCCTCGCCGCCGAGATCGACGAGGCGCTCGCCGCGATGAGGGCGGCGGGCATAGCGCCGGCGCGCATCACCGGCCTGCCGCCGGCGCTGCTGCCGAAAGTGCTGCGGTTGCCCGACTGGCTGTTCGGGCTTCTGGCGCGCCGCATGCTGGCGATCGACCCTCGGGCGCGCTCGTCGATGTGGGACGACCTCAAACGCGGCCGCCCGACCGAGATCGACGAGTTGCAGGGCGCGGTCATTCGCCTAGCCAGGCGAACGGGCGCCCCGACGCCGGTCAACGAACGCGTCACCGCGCTGGTGCGTCAGGCGGAAGCGGTAAAGCGCGGTCCGCCTGGTCTTAGGCCGGAAATGGTAAGCGGCGGTCCTCGATCAGCGTGA
- the dapE gene encoding succinyl-diaminopimelate desuccinylase, whose translation MTLPTDPAANLAALIRCPSVTPAEGGALAALEGMLKPLGFSVERPVFSEDGTPDIENLYARRSGNGPHLMFAGHTDVVPVGDEAAWTHPPFAAEIANGEMYGRGAVDMKGGIACFIAAVARHVAKNGGPKGSVSLLITGDEEGPAINGTTKLLDWAAAKGEKWDASIVGEPTNPDALGDMIKIGRRGSLSGSVTVNGRQGHAAYPQLADNPVRGLISLVDALLHPVFDKGTKDFQPTNLEVTSIDVGNPATNVIPAKATAIFNIRFNDTWDAETLQADIHNRLDQAAGRKKYRPGKKAPVEYELVWRDRPSHVFLTRDEKLIDTLGSSVKAVVGKTPALSTSGGTSDARFIKDFCPVVEFGLVGKTMHMVDERVALADLETLTQIYERFIEDWFGQGLS comes from the coding sequence ATGACATTGCCGACCGATCCCGCCGCGAATCTTGCCGCCCTGATCCGTTGCCCTTCCGTGACGCCCGCCGAAGGCGGGGCGCTTGCCGCGCTGGAGGGTATGCTGAAGCCGCTCGGCTTCTCGGTCGAGCGACCGGTCTTCTCGGAAGACGGCACGCCGGACATCGAAAACCTCTATGCGCGGCGCTCGGGCAACGGCCCGCATCTGATGTTTGCCGGCCATACCGATGTCGTTCCGGTGGGCGACGAGGCGGCCTGGACGCATCCGCCCTTCGCCGCCGAAATCGCCAATGGCGAGATGTATGGCCGCGGCGCCGTCGACATGAAGGGCGGCATTGCCTGCTTCATTGCCGCGGTGGCGCGCCATGTCGCGAAGAATGGCGGGCCAAAGGGCTCGGTGTCGCTGCTGATCACCGGCGACGAGGAAGGACCGGCCATCAACGGCACGACGAAGCTGCTCGACTGGGCGGCGGCCAAGGGCGAGAAATGGGATGCCTCGATCGTCGGCGAACCGACCAATCCGGATGCGCTCGGCGACATGATCAAGATCGGCCGGCGCGGTTCGCTGTCGGGCAGCGTGACCGTCAATGGACGCCAGGGCCATGCCGCCTATCCGCAGCTTGCCGACAACCCGGTGCGCGGGCTCATCAGCCTGGTCGACGCGCTGCTCCATCCGGTGTTCGACAAGGGAACCAAGGATTTCCAGCCGACCAACCTCGAAGTGACGTCGATCGATGTCGGCAATCCGGCGACCAACGTCATCCCGGCCAAGGCGACGGCCATTTTCAACATCCGCTTCAACGACACCTGGGATGCGGAGACCCTCCAGGCCGATATCCACAACCGGCTCGACCAGGCCGCCGGGCGCAAGAAATACCGGCCGGGCAAGAAGGCGCCGGTCGAGTACGAGCTCGTCTGGCGCGATCGGCCGAGCCATGTCTTCCTCACGCGTGACGAAAAGCTGATCGATACGCTGGGCAGCTCGGTCAAGGCGGTGGTCGGCAAGACGCCGGCGCTCTCCACCTCCGGCGGTACGTCGGACGCGCGCTTCATCAAGGATTTTTGCCCGGTGGTCGAGTTCGGCCTGGTCGGCAAGACCATGCATATGGTGGACGAGCGCGTCGCGCTTGCCGACCTCGAGACGCTGACGCAAATCTACGAACGCTTCATCGAAGACTGGTTCGGACAAGGCCTTTCGTGA
- a CDS encoding transporter, whose amino-acid sequence MLSADETYASLAGAWRLMFGKADGLRLLDLSADGFWNSFFAIVVAAPALIVGWVGIANEIGDPDAFAGRLGMLIRLATVDIGSWVLPLVALALVAPRAGIGGRFVHYVVASNWTSAIIAWLMLPSALLRLFLPSTSDVNSLVSLFLFALSMVLTWRMTNASIGRGAAVGTTVFVGMFIASLLVLFGLQALLGIDIPDGTTG is encoded by the coding sequence ATGCTTTCGGCGGACGAAACCTATGCTTCGCTGGCCGGCGCCTGGCGGCTGATGTTCGGCAAGGCCGACGGCTTGCGCCTGCTCGACCTTTCGGCCGACGGTTTCTGGAATTCCTTCTTCGCCATTGTCGTGGCGGCGCCGGCGCTGATCGTCGGCTGGGTCGGGATAGCCAATGAGATCGGCGATCCGGACGCCTTCGCCGGACGCCTCGGCATGCTGATACGGCTGGCGACCGTCGATATCGGCTCCTGGGTGCTGCCGCTGGTGGCGCTCGCGCTGGTCGCGCCGCGCGCCGGCATCGGCGGCCGCTTCGTCCACTATGTCGTCGCTTCCAACTGGACGTCGGCGATCATCGCCTGGCTGATGCTGCCCTCGGCGCTGCTCAGGCTCTTCCTGCCTTCGACCAGCGACGTGAACAGCCTCGTGTCGCTGTTCCTGTTCGCGCTCTCGATGGTGCTGACATGGCGCATGACCAATGCATCGATCGGCAGGGGCGCCGCCGTGGGCACCACCGTGTTCGTCGGCATGTTCATTGCCTCGCTGCTCGTCCTGTTTGGCTTGCAGGCACTGCTCGGCATCGACATACCGGACGGCACGACGGGCTGA
- the truA gene encoding tRNA pseudouridine(38-40) synthase TruA gives MPRFRLDIEYDGSQFAGWQHQADQPSVQQAIEQAIEKFCGEAVRIRAAGRTDAGVHATAQVAHVDLAKAWSGDKVRDAVNAHLQAAGARVAVLKAAVVADGFDARFSATGRHYLYRILNRRAPAALEKGKIWWVPKSLDAEAMHEAAKVLLGRHDFTTFRSTQCQAESAVRTLDRLDVSRDGHFIEVRSSARSFLHNQVRSMVGSLKRVGDGSWGAADLKAALEARDRAACGQVAPPDGLFLVGVDYPEDA, from the coding sequence ATGCCGCGTTTTCGGCTCGATATCGAATATGACGGCAGCCAGTTCGCCGGCTGGCAGCATCAGGCCGACCAGCCCTCGGTGCAGCAGGCGATCGAGCAGGCGATCGAAAAGTTCTGCGGCGAGGCCGTGAGAATACGTGCCGCCGGCCGCACCGATGCCGGCGTGCACGCCACTGCCCAGGTGGCGCATGTCGACCTGGCCAAAGCGTGGTCGGGCGACAAGGTGCGCGATGCGGTGAACGCCCATCTGCAGGCGGCCGGCGCGCGCGTCGCCGTCCTGAAAGCGGCCGTGGTCGCCGACGGCTTCGACGCGCGCTTTTCCGCCACCGGCCGCCACTATCTCTATCGCATCCTCAATCGCCGGGCGCCGGCGGCGCTGGAAAAGGGCAAGATCTGGTGGGTGCCGAAGAGCCTCGACGCCGAGGCCATGCATGAGGCTGCCAAGGTGCTCCTCGGCCGGCACGATTTCACCACCTTCCGCTCCACCCAGTGCCAGGCCGAAAGCGCGGTTCGCACGCTTGACCGCCTCGACGTCAGCCGCGATGGCCACTTCATCGAGGTGCGCAGTTCGGCCCGCTCTTTTCTGCACAACCAGGTTCGCTCGATGGTCGGCTCGCTGAAGCGCGTCGGCGACGGCTCCTGGGGCGCCGCCGATCTCAAGGCGGCGCTCGAAGCGCGCGACCGCGCCGCCTGCGGCCAGGTTGCGCCGCCGGATGGACTGTTTCTCGTCGGGGTGGATTATCCGGAGGACGCCTGA
- a CDS encoding GNAT family N-acetyltransferase yields MSMMSIRAATPRDREAIRLVEEHAFGQQAEAGLVDAIVTGGDAVVELVAEEDGQVVGHILFSRLFVQNGAKQFAAVALAPLAVEPSFHGTGIGGALIREAHVRLKEAGETLAVVLGDPVYYGRFGYTHARAGKFESEYQGEALQALAWGDSPETGKLVYASAFTALAA; encoded by the coding sequence ATGAGCATGATGTCGATACGCGCGGCGACGCCGCGGGATCGCGAGGCGATCCGCCTCGTCGAAGAGCATGCCTTTGGCCAGCAGGCGGAAGCCGGCCTGGTCGACGCGATTGTCACCGGCGGCGATGCCGTCGTCGAACTGGTTGCCGAGGAAGACGGCCAGGTCGTCGGCCATATTCTTTTCTCGCGGCTTTTCGTGCAGAACGGCGCCAAGCAGTTCGCCGCTGTCGCGCTGGCGCCGCTGGCGGTCGAGCCCTCCTTCCACGGCACCGGCATCGGCGGCGCGCTGATCCGCGAGGCGCATGTGCGGCTCAAGGAAGCCGGCGAGACGCTGGCCGTGGTTCTGGGCGATCCGGTCTATTACGGCCGCTTCGGCTACACCCACGCCCGCGCCGGAAAGTTCGAAAGCGAGTACCAGGGCGAGGCGCTGCAGGCGCTGGCCTGGGGCGACTCGCCCGAGACCGGCAAGCTGGTCTACGCTTCAGCCTTCACCGCTTTAGCCGCCTAG
- the fmt gene encoding methionyl-tRNA formyltransferase codes for MPLRVIFMGTPDFSVPTLRAIAEAGHEIAAVYTQPPRAAGRRGLELTPSPVQREAERLALDVRTPTSLKSEAEQQAFAALQADVAVVVAYGLLLPKAVLDAPRLGCLNGHASLLPRWRGAAPIQRAIMAGDAETGMMIMRMEEGLDTGPVAMVEKVAIAPDMTAGELHDLLMVQGASLMVEALAQLGINCLTFAQQATAGVTYARKIDKSETRVDWTRPSGEVHNHIRGLSPFPGAWCEVEIGGRTERLKLLRSTLSDGVGESGGILDDRLTVACGSGAVRLVEVQRAGGRPAAAQEFLRGAKIEKGMKLT; via the coding sequence ATGCCGCTTCGCGTCATCTTCATGGGCACGCCGGATTTTTCCGTGCCGACCTTGCGCGCCATCGCCGAGGCCGGCCACGAGATCGCGGCCGTCTACACCCAGCCGCCGCGCGCCGCCGGCCGGCGCGGGCTGGAGCTGACGCCCTCGCCGGTGCAGCGCGAGGCGGAGCGGCTGGCGCTCGACGTTCGGACGCCGACGTCGCTGAAAAGCGAGGCCGAGCAGCAGGCTTTCGCAGCCTTGCAGGCCGATGTCGCCGTGGTCGTCGCCTACGGGCTGCTGCTGCCAAAGGCCGTTCTGGACGCGCCGAGGCTGGGCTGTCTGAACGGCCACGCCTCGCTTTTGCCACGCTGGCGTGGTGCTGCTCCCATCCAGCGCGCGATCATGGCCGGCGATGCGGAGACCGGCATGATGATCATGCGCATGGAAGAAGGTTTGGACACCGGGCCGGTGGCAATGGTTGAAAAAGTCGCCATCGCACCCGATATGACGGCCGGCGAATTGCACGACCTGCTGATGGTTCAGGGCGCTTCGCTGATGGTTGAGGCGCTCGCCCAGTTGGGGATAAATTGTCTGACATTTGCCCAACAGGCGACGGCAGGGGTGACCTACGCCCGAAAGATCGATAAATCGGAGACACGCGTAGACTGGACGCGGCCTTCTGGCGAAGTCCACAATCACATTCGCGGCCTCTCGCCCTTTCCGGGCGCGTGGTGCGAGGTCGAAATTGGCGGCCGCACGGAGCGGCTGAAACTGCTTCGCTCGACGCTCTCGGATGGCGTCGGCGAGTCGGGAGGAATTCTCGATGACCGGCTGACGGTCGCCTGCGGGTCGGGCGCGGTCAGGCTGGTCGAAGTTCAACGGGCGGGCGGAAGGCCTGCCGCCGCGCAGGAGTTTTTGCGCGGAGCCAAGATCGAAAAAGGAATGAAACTCACATGA
- the def gene encoding peptide deformylase has translation MSIKPLIILPDPVLRQVSEPVERVDADLRKLADDMLDTMYDAPGIGLAAIQVGEPRRLLVIDLAKEGEPPEPHVFINPEVLESSDQRSVYEEGCLSIPDYYAEVERPASVRVKYLDRDGKLQEMQAEGLMATCLQHEIDHLNGVLFIDHISKLKRDMVVRKFKKLARDKVPGKMVG, from the coding sequence ATGTCGATCAAGCCTCTCATCATCCTTCCCGATCCCGTCCTGCGCCAGGTTTCCGAGCCGGTCGAGCGCGTCGATGCCGATTTGCGCAAGCTCGCCGACGACATGCTTGACACCATGTATGACGCGCCGGGCATCGGCCTTGCGGCGATCCAGGTCGGCGAGCCGCGGCGGCTGCTGGTCATCGACCTCGCCAAGGAAGGCGAGCCGCCGGAGCCGCATGTCTTCATCAATCCGGAAGTGCTCGAAAGTTCCGACCAGCGTTCCGTCTATGAGGAAGGCTGCCTGTCGATCCCGGACTATTATGCCGAGGTCGAGCGCCCGGCTTCGGTGCGGGTGAAGTATCTCGACCGCGACGGCAAGCTGCAGGAGATGCAGGCGGAAGGCCTGATGGCCACCTGCCTGCAGCACGAGATCGACCATCTCAACGGCGTGCTGTTCATCGACCACATCTCGAAGCTGAAGCGCGACATGGTGGTGAGGAAGTTCAAGAAGCTCGCCAGGGACAAGGTGCCGGGCAAGATGGTAGGGTAG
- a CDS encoding DNA recombination protein RmuC, which yields MNDMTSMLSEPIARLGATTITLGQALAFGAILLLALFVALVVALWRAAGARAVAAAEAADHARDAEARMADIMQAQAEMQGRMGAIAEVFGARQAELTQSLGQRLDAMTGRLGQTMAEQTKSTHESLAKLQERLAVIDTAQGNIQSLAGQVVQLQAILSNKQTRGAFGQSRMEAIVADGLPHGAYEFQASLSNGSRPDCLVRMPNGAPMLAVDAKFPLEAWNAIRAAEGADMQKAAAQAFRRDIEIHIRDIAEKYLIQGETQDTAFMFVPSESVFAEIHENFEAVVQKAHRARVVIVSPSLLMLSIQVIQSILKDARMREQAHLIQGEVIRLMEDVARVDERVRRLQTHFGQATKDIDDILVSTSKVTKRGQKIEALEFAEGEAEPPRNGPAKVEAGARVADSKTGQLRLRVVEGDE from the coding sequence ATGAACGACATGACCTCCATGCTTTCCGAGCCCATCGCGCGGCTTGGCGCCACGACCATCACGCTTGGCCAGGCGCTGGCTTTCGGCGCAATCCTCCTGCTTGCGCTGTTCGTGGCGCTCGTGGTCGCCTTGTGGCGCGCGGCCGGGGCGCGCGCGGTGGCGGCCGCCGAAGCCGCCGACCATGCCCGCGATGCCGAGGCGAGAATGGCCGACATTATGCAGGCGCAGGCCGAGATGCAGGGGCGCATGGGCGCGATCGCCGAAGTTTTTGGGGCGAGGCAGGCCGAGCTCACCCAGTCGCTCGGACAACGGCTCGACGCCATGACCGGGCGTCTCGGCCAGACCATGGCCGAGCAGACCAAGTCGACGCATGAGAGCCTGGCCAAGCTGCAGGAACGGCTGGCGGTGATCGACACCGCGCAGGGCAACATCCAGTCCTTGGCCGGCCAGGTCGTGCAGTTGCAGGCAATCCTCTCCAACAAGCAGACGCGCGGCGCCTTCGGCCAGTCGCGGATGGAGGCGATCGTCGCCGACGGCCTGCCGCACGGCGCCTACGAATTCCAGGCCAGTCTGAGCAATGGCAGCCGGCCCGACTGCCTGGTGCGGATGCCGAACGGCGCGCCGATGCTGGCCGTCGACGCCAAGTTCCCGCTCGAAGCCTGGAACGCCATCCGGGCCGCCGAGGGCGCCGACATGCAGAAGGCGGCGGCGCAGGCTTTTCGGCGCGACATCGAGATACATATCCGCGATATCGCCGAAAAATACCTGATCCAGGGCGAGACGCAGGACACCGCCTTCATGTTCGTGCCGTCGGAATCGGTGTTCGCCGAAATCCATGAGAACTTCGAGGCGGTGGTGCAGAAGGCGCACCGCGCCCGCGTCGTCATCGTCTCGCCCTCGCTGCTGATGCTGTCGATCCAGGTCATCCAGTCGATCCTGAAGGACGCCCGCATGCGCGAGCAGGCGCATCTGATCCAGGGCGAGGTCATCCGGCTGATGGAGGACGTGGCGCGGGTCGACGAGCGGGTGCGCCGGCTGCAGACGCATTTCGGCCAGGCGACCAAGGACATCGACGACATCCTGGTCTCGACGTCGAAAGTGACCAAGCGCGGCCAGAAGATCGAGGCGCTGGAGTTTGCCGAGGGCGAGGCCGAGCCGCCGCGCAACGGGCCGGCCAAGGTCGAGGCCGGGGCGCGCGTGGCCGATTCAAAGACGGGTCAGCTCAGGCTGCGCGTCGTCGAAGGCGACGAGTAG
- a CDS encoding GFA family protein has translation MKIDGGCHCGAIAYEAEVDPQKTSICHCTDCQQLTGTAFRVTVPAPESDYRITRGAPKIYIKVVASGARRAQAFCADCGSHLYATSVGDGPKVYGIRVGTARQRQDLVPRQQKWHRSALRWLPEFEGMATTEEQ, from the coding sequence ATGAAAATCGACGGCGGATGCCACTGCGGCGCGATCGCCTATGAGGCGGAAGTCGATCCGCAAAAGACCTCGATCTGCCACTGCACCGACTGCCAGCAGCTGACCGGCACGGCCTTTCGGGTGACCGTTCCGGCGCCGGAAAGCGACTACCGGATCACCAGGGGCGCGCCGAAGATCTACATCAAGGTCGTGGCAAGCGGCGCCAGGCGCGCCCAGGCTTTTTGTGCCGACTGCGGCTCGCATCTTTATGCAACGTCGGTCGGCGATGGTCCGAAGGTTTATGGGATCAGGGTCGGGACCGCGCGGCAGCGTCAGGACTTGGTTCCCAGACAGCAGAAATGGCACCGGTCGGCCCTGCGCTGGCTTCCGGAATTCGAGGGCATGGCGACGACGGAAGAGCAATAG
- a CDS encoding cation diffusion facilitator family transporter, translating to MAGHSGSRRVIYAALAGNLAIALTKFAAAFFTGSSSMLSEGVHSLVDTGNGGLLLYGMHRAARPPDRTHPLGHGRELYFWSFIVALLVFALGAGVSFYEGVIHIMAPEPVVNAKVNYIVLALSFVFEGSSWLVALKEFRQQKGKQGWLQAVQSSKDPSVYTVLFEDSAALLGLIVAFAGILSAELLEVPELDGVGSIGIAIILGATAIFLARESKGLLLGEPASSEVQKKVLAIVQEDPAVQRANGILSVHIGPEEIVAGLSIEFEDHLTAPEIEACVERLEATLKQEMPQISRLFVKPQTTGTWEQRREAIAEASDES from the coding sequence ATGGCAGGACATAGCGGGTCAAGACGAGTGATCTATGCCGCGCTCGCCGGCAATTTGGCGATCGCGCTGACCAAATTCGCGGCGGCGTTCTTCACCGGTTCGTCCTCCATGCTGTCGGAGGGCGTGCATTCACTGGTCGACACCGGCAATGGCGGGCTCCTGCTCTATGGCATGCACCGCGCCGCGCGACCGCCCGACCGCACCCACCCGCTCGGCCACGGACGCGAGCTCTATTTCTGGAGCTTCATCGTGGCGCTTCTGGTGTTCGCGCTCGGCGCCGGCGTTTCCTTCTATGAGGGCGTTATCCACATCATGGCGCCCGAACCGGTCGTCAATGCCAAGGTCAACTACATCGTGCTTGCTCTCTCCTTCGTCTTCGAGGGCAGCTCATGGCTGGTGGCGCTGAAGGAGTTCCGGCAGCAGAAGGGTAAGCAAGGCTGGCTGCAGGCTGTGCAGTCGAGCAAGGATCCGAGCGTCTACACGGTGCTGTTCGAGGACAGCGCCGCGCTGCTTGGCCTTATCGTCGCCTTCGCCGGCATCCTGTCGGCCGAACTTCTGGAAGTCCCCGAGCTCGATGGCGTCGGCTCGATCGGCATCGCCATCATCCTCGGCGCCACGGCCATCTTCCTGGCGCGCGAGAGCAAGGGCCTGCTGCTCGGTGAACCTGCCTCGTCCGAAGTGCAGAAGAAGGTGCTGGCGATCGTCCAGGAGGATCCGGCGGTCCAGCGGGCGAACGGAATCCTGAGCGTCCATATCGGGCCGGAGGAAATCGTCGCGGGTTTGAGCATCGAATTCGAGGATCATCTCACCGCGCCCGAGATCGAGGCCTGCGTCGAGCGCCTGGAGGCAACGCTGAAGCAGGAAATGCCGCAGATATCCAGGCTCTTCGTCAAGCCGCAAACGACTGGCACATGGGAGCAGCGGCGCGAGGCCATCGCCGAGGCTTCGGACGAGAGTTAG
- the sugE gene encoding quaternary ammonium compound efflux SMR transporter SugE translates to MSWILLFFAGLFEIGWAIGLKYTDGFSKPLPTLLTIASMIVSLGLLGLALKTLPVGTAYAVWTGIGTVGTALLGIWLLGEPATIVRLACIGLIVCGIVGLKLVA, encoded by the coding sequence ATGTCCTGGATTCTTCTTTTCTTCGCCGGCCTGTTCGAGATCGGCTGGGCGATCGGCCTCAAATATACCGACGGCTTCTCGAAGCCGCTGCCGACCCTTCTCACCATTGCCTCGATGATCGTCAGCCTCGGCCTGCTCGGGCTGGCGCTGAAGACCCTGCCCGTCGGCACGGCCTACGCGGTGTGGACCGGCATCGGCACCGTCGGCACGGCGCTGCTCGGCATCTGGCTGCTCGGCGAGCCCGCGACGATTGTCCGGCTCGCCTGTATCGGCCTGATCGTCTGCGGCATCGTCGGGCTGAAACTGGTCGCCTAA
- a CDS encoding DUF6481 family protein codes for MAIYREKDIFERRNAANEAKKALLERFKAKPAADDPTVLARQAERKAILEARAIREAEKARLKQEKLAREAAQKAEREAIAEAARLAAEAAAAEEAKRREAEDSERIAFELADEAARKAKRDARYAARKARVGRTPPGFSAR; via the coding sequence TTGGCTATCTACAGGGAAAAAGACATTTTCGAGCGGCGCAATGCCGCGAACGAGGCAAAGAAGGCGCTGCTCGAGCGCTTCAAGGCAAAACCGGCGGCGGATGATCCGACAGTGCTGGCTCGCCAGGCCGAACGCAAGGCTATCCTTGAGGCCCGCGCCATCCGCGAGGCGGAAAAGGCAAGGCTGAAGCAGGAAAAGCTGGCGCGCGAAGCGGCCCAGAAGGCCGAGCGCGAGGCGATTGCTGAAGCGGCGCGTCTTGCGGCGGAAGCTGCGGCGGCCGAAGAGGCCAAGCGCCGCGAGGCCGAGGACTCCGAGCGCATCGCTTTCGAACTTGCCGATGAGGCCGCGCGCAAGGCCAAGCGTGACGCACGCTACGCCGCTCGCAAGGCACGCGTCGGCCGCACGCCTCCGGGCTTCTCCGCCCGCTAG